Proteins found in one Aspergillus chevalieri M1 DNA, chromosome 2, nearly complete sequence genomic segment:
- the ALG5 gene encoding dolichyl-phosphate beta-glucosyltransferase (CAZy:GT2_Glycos_transf;~COG:M;~EggNog:ENOG410PH9P;~InterPro:IPR001173,IPR029044,IPR035518;~PFAM:PF00535): protein MSVVVPAYNEEDRLGGMLEEAVNYLERMYGTLAANSDRNATATATSDQKNTTRQRKPGNGQGSMCEEQKGWEILIVSDGSKDKTEDVAFKFARDHQLSLHPKGYAGPWTPRPQEGVPIPPGAIRVVTITQNRGKGGAVTHGLRHVRGQYVVFADADGATKFDDLGKLVDASKEIEDVDGRAVAVGSRAHMVGSEAVVKRSKLRNFLMHSFHLILWLLTPAKTATIKDTQCGFKLFSRASLPYIVPYMHSEGWIFDVEVLMLAEFARIPVAEVAVGWREVTGSKLNVIRDSIGMAWGLAVLRAAWSLGVYRRS, encoded by the exons ATGTCTGTGGTAGTCCCGGCTTACAACGAGGAGGACCGTCTAGGAGGCAtgctggaagaagcagtgAACTACCTGGAACGGATGTACGGGACATTGGCTGCCAACAGTGACCGCAATGCGACAGCGACAGCGACTAGTGACCAGAAGAATACAACCCGACAACGGAAGCCCGGAAATGGCCAAGGATCAATGTGCGAGGAGCAGAAAGGCTGGGAGATACTCATTGTCTCGGACGGATCTAAAGATAAAACGGAGGATGTCGCTTTCAAGTTTGCGCGGGATCATCAGCTCTCGCTACACCCCAAGGGGTATGCCGGTCCTTGGACGCCCAGGCCACAGGAAGGTGTTCCCATCCCTCCTGGTGCGATCAGGGTGGTGACCATCACCCAGAatcgaggaaaaggaggtgCAGTCACGCATGGGTTACGGCACGTCCGGGGTCAATACGTTGTGTTTGCGGATGCGGATGGCGCGACCAAGTTCGACGACCTGGGTAAGCTCGTCGATGCGAGTAAGGAGATCGAGGATGTCGATGGACGAGCCGTGGCGGTGGGTTCCCGAGCACACATGGTTGGCAGCGAAGCTGTTGTCAAG CGCTCGAAATTACGGAACTTTCTCATGCACTCCTTCCACCTGATCCTCTGGCTGCTGACCCCAGCCAAGACAGCCACGATTAAGGATACCCAATGCGGATTCAAGCTGTTCTCACGCGCCTCACTCCCCTATATCGTCCCATACATGCACTCGGAAGGCTGGATCTTCGACGTGGAAGTGCTCATGCTAGCGGAATTCGCGAGGATCCCCGTGGCGGAGGTAGCCGTCGGGTGGCGTGAGGTCACAGGGAGCAAGCTGAACGTAATCCGCGATAGTATTGGGATGGCCTGGGGCCTAGCCGTGCTCCGGGCTGCATGGTCATTGGGAGTATATAGACGGAGCTAG
- a CDS encoding uncharacterized protein (COG:S;~EggNog:ENOG410PWHH;~InterPro:IPR011990,IPR013105,IPR019734,IPR013026;~PFAM:PF07719,PF13181;~go_function: GO:0005515 - protein binding [Evidence IEA]), with protein sequence MGDIGATQSDYYDLGNHRRPVTTTSATAQLWFDRGLAWAYSFNHEEAVRCFTRASEADPNCAMALWGIAYAIGPNYNKAWTFFDRAGLKSSVEKATDALNRAASLGGLITPVERALIKALTARFPPVENIPDDLKPLNRAYADAMRTVYQEFSDDIDVAGMFVEALMCISPRGLWNLDTGKPSGGHTVEARAVIEPALAGPGRNHPALCHLYIHLMEMSPYPELALPPADRLRRLVPDASHMLHMPTHIDIAVGDYRRGVESNEEAMVADDKYFARENTSGLYVAYRVHNICAKMYSAFISGRSQEAFSAAKRLEEIIDINVLTIASPPMADWTEGFLGSIAHVLVRFGRWEEILTLDLPEDRKLYCSKTATLLYARGIALSALGRTEEAEATQKEFEAVRATVPPSRMSSIPCKMVDVFAVGSNMLNGELEYRKGNYEAAFTSLRKAIELEDALPYSDPPPWMQPVRHALGGLLLEQNRVQEAELVFREDLGIAKDFPRRKARINNVWGLHGLHECLVRSGKIEEACGIAVQRDIAIGTADVPITTSCYCRLSAVDKPKTCCSEC encoded by the exons ATGGG AGATATCGGAGCTACACAGTCAGACTACTACGACCTCGGCAACCATCGCCGCCCAGTAACCACTACCTCCGCAACAGCGCAGCTCTGGTTTGATCGTGGTTTAGCATGGGCCTATTCGTTCAACCATGAGGAAGCAGTCCGTTGCTTTACGCGGGCATCTGAAGCTGACCCCAACTGCGCCATGGCATTATGGGGTATAGCCTATGCTATCGGTCCAAACTACAACAAAGCCTGGACGTTCTTCGACAGGGCTGGCCTCAAGTCCAGTGTGGAGAAGGCCACTGATGCGTTGAATCGTGCCGCCAGCCTGGGTGGTCTGATCACTCCCGTGGAAAGAGCGTTGATCAAGGCACTCACGGCTCGATTCCCGCCAGTCGAAAACATCCCCGATGATCTAAAACCGCTGAACAGGGCATATGCGGATGCAATGCGGACCGTGTATCAAGAATTCTCGGATGACATCGATGTAGCTGGAATGTTCGTCGAGGCGCTGATGTGTATCAGTCCCCGGGGTTTATGGAACTTGGATACCGGGAAGCCCAGTGGCGGCCACACAGTCGAGGCTCGAGCCGTGATCGAGCCCGCACTAGCAGGGCCTGGCCGTAACCATCCTGCTCTTTGCCACCTTTACATCCACCTGATGGAGATGTCTCCGTACCCTGAGCTGGCTCTACCGCCTGCTGACCGGTTACGCCGTTTGGTCCCTGACGCTTCTCATATGCTACACATGCCGACACATATCGATATCGCTGTTGGTGACTACCGCCGTGGAGTGGAATCGAACGAGGAGGCTATGGTCGCTGACGACAAGTACTTTGCGCGCGAGAACACATCTGGGTTGTACGTGGCATATCGAGTGCACAACATTTGTGCGAAGATGTATTCAGCTTTCATATCTGGGCGATCTCAGGAAGCCTTTTCAGCTGCAAAGCGGCTCGAAGAGATTATCGACATCAATGTACTCACAATTGCTAGTCCTCCAATGGCTGACTGGACGGAGGGATTTCTCGGGAGTATCGCACATGTGCTGGTTCGCTTTGGTCGCTGGGAAGAGATTCTCACCCTGGATCTCCCGGAAGATCGCAAACTCTACTGCTCAAAGACTGCAACACTTCTCTATGCACGTGGAATTGCGTTGAGCGCCCTCGGCCGCACGGAAGAAGCGGAAGCCACACAGAAAGAGTTCGAAGCAGTACGTGCAACCGTCCCGCCTTCCCGTATGAGTAGCATACCATGTAAGATGGTCGACGTCTTTGCCGTCGGCTCAAATATGCTCAACGGTGAACTCGAATACCGGAAGGGTAACTACGAAGCTGCATTTACCAGTCTCCGAAAGGCCATCGAGCTTGAAGATGCGCTTCCGTACTCTGACCCGCCACCATGGATGCAGCCCGTTCGTCATGCCCTGGGCGGGCTATTGCTTGAACAGAACCGGGTTCAGGAAGCAGAGCTCGTGTTCCGTGAGGACTTGGGCATTGCTAAAGACTTCCCTCGCCGTAAGGCACGCATCAATAACGTATGGGGCTTACATGGGCTTCATGAATGCTTGGTACGGTCTGGCAAGATTGAGGAGGCTTGTGGTATTGCTGTCCAGCGGGATATTGCTATTGGCACTGCTGACGTCCCCATTACTACTTCGTGCTATTGTCGACTATCTGCGGTTGACAAGCCTAAGACATGCTGTTCTGAATGTTAG
- the ATG3 gene encoding ATG3/ATG10 family protein (BUSCO:EOG09263WZ2;~COG:U;~EggNog:ENOG410PIIC;~InterPro:IPR007135;~PFAM:PF03987), which translates to MNDGLVSPPLLSPFFLTTTYLLSTNKSGISSLTIINLQAQSSGITMNILHSTLSTWRDRLAPVSRTSTFRTSGQITPEEFILAGDYLVYKFPSWSWSDASSPAQRVSYLPPGKQFLVTRGVPCHRRLNDNFAGDAGHEDEIVQDMLAGGGDGDGDEDGWLRTGGGRNVAESQADRLRDVRTVDESGNLGEREEEEEEIPDMEDDDDDEEAIIREPVGGSSTTQPTRTYNLYITYSNFYRTPRLYLSGYLSPSQPLPPHLMMEDIVGDYKDKTVTLEDFPWYDGNVKMASVHPCRHASVMKILLDRADAALKIRRDKLKHAQSSSSKVDSGLEGLVDDAKGLSLDSEQAKEGGDEWEVLQHDEEDQVAIRVDQYLVVFLKFVASVTPGIEHDFTMGV; encoded by the exons ATGAATGACGGTCTTGTCTCTCCGCCACTTCTATCTCCCTTCTTCCTCACCACAACATACCTACTATCTACAAACAAATCAGGAATCTCTTCTCTTACTATAATAAATCTACAAGCCCAGAGCTCTGGCATAACCATGAACATCCTCCATTCCACCCTTTCCACCTGGCGCGACCGCCTCGCCCCCGTCTCACGCACCTCCACCTTCCGCACCTCAGGCCAAATCACCCCCGAGGAATTCATCCTCGCAGGCGACTACCTCGTCTACAAATTCCCCTCCTGGTCCTGGTCCGACGCGTCCTCCCCCGCCCAGCGCGTCTCCTACCTGCCACCGGGCAAACAGTTCCTAGTCACCCGCGGGGTGCCCTGCCATCGGCGGCTGAATGATAACTTTGCGGGCGATGCGGGACACGAGGATGAGATTGTACAGGATATGCTTGCTGGTGGTGGcgatggggatggggatgaggatgggtgGTTGAGGACGGGGGGTGGGAGAAATGTTGCGGAGTCGCAGGCGGATAGGCTAAGGGATGTGAGGACGGTGGATGAGTCAGGGAACTTGggggagagagaggaggaagaggaggagattCCGGAtatggaggatgatgatgatgacgaggaggcTATTATCAGGGAGCCGGTTGGGGGGTCGAGTACTACTCA GCCAACCCGCACATACAACCTCTACATCACATACTCCAACTTCTACCGCACCCCCCGCCTCTACCTCTCCGGCTACCTCTCCCCCTCGCAACCGCTCCCCCCACACCTCATGATGGAAGACATCGTCGGCGACTACAAAGACAAAACCGTCACTCTCGAAGATTTCCCCTGGTACGACGGCAACGTGAAAATGGCCTCCGTGCATCCTTGCCGCCACGCCTCCGTCATGAAAATCCTCCTCGACCGCGCCGACGCAGCGCTCAAGATCCGCCGCGACAAGCTGAAGCATGCGCAGTCCTCCTCCTCAAAGGTTGACAGCGGCCTTGAAGGCCTGGTGGACGACGCCAAGGGTCTCTCGTTGGACTCGGAGCAAGCTAAAGAAGGCGGTGATGAGTGGGAGGTGCTGCAgcatgatgaggaagatcagGTTGCTATCCGAGTTGACCAGTATCTGGTTGTATTCCTTAAGTTCGTGGCTAGTGTGACGCCGGGAATTGAGCATGATTTTACGATGGGTGTTTAG
- a CDS encoding uncharacterized protein (COG:S;~EggNog:ENOG410Q1IV;~InterPro:IPR038883), which translates to MPGIIYPSTYQPSSRQTNPLKSNARNINLQSGLLRLPTELRLKIYEYALSVPNEYSNERPMIVVNDRGNAFTSRGRYRALQMCPSWENDDGTTRKLLRVNRLIHDEAEDFLYSHNTLFFRNSFDLDRLGAFLDTLSATARNRIRSVGFEVFFFVHLQTGVPKRTLKQYEQAGQLLQEKLPRWSTVLFYLDPRFYYPSAAVGGRELSARGVLYLATRFGAMRKEVHFFPVPGIHRHVMDEAQRLLRRGSRGSQERPSL; encoded by the coding sequence ATGCCGGGAATCATCTATCCCAGTACTTACCAGCCCAGCTCTCGCCAGACCAATCCTCTCAAGAGCAATGCTCGCAACATAAATCTCCAATCCGGCCTCCTCCGCCTACCAACAGAACTCCGTCTCAAAATCTACGAATATGCCCTATCCGTCCCCAACGAATACAGCAACGAGCGGCCCATGATCGTGGTCAACGACCGCGGCAACGCCTTCACCTCCCGCGGCCGTTATCGTGCCCTCCAAATGTGCCCCAGCTGGGAAAATGACGACGGCACAACCCGCAAGCTCCTCCGTGTCAACCGTCTCATCCACGACGAGGCAGAGGACTTTCTCTACTCGCACAACACTCTGTTCTTCCGTAACTCGTTCGATCTGGACCGGCTCGGTGCGTTTCTTGACACGCTTAGCGCTACTGCGCGCAATCGAATCCGCAGCGTGGGATTCGAGGTATTCTTCTTCGTGCATTTGCAGACAGGCGTGCCCAAGCGCACGCTGAAACAGTACGAACAAGCGGGTCAGCTGTTGCAGGAGAAGTTACCGCGATGGTCTACTGTACTGTTTTATCTTGATCCGCGTTTTTATTACCCGTCTGCGGCGGTTGGTGGACGAGAGCTTTCGGCTCGGGGAGTTCTGTATCTGGCAACGAGATTCGGGGCCATGCGCAAGGAGGTGCATTTCTTCCCCGTGCCGGGTATCCATCGGCATGTCATGGATGAAGCGCAGAGATTGCTGCGACGGGGGAGTCGTGGGTCTCAGGAGAGGCCTTCACTGTGA
- a CDS encoding putative cyclin (COG:D;~EggNog:ENOG410PI3V;~InterPro:IPR036915,IPR043198;~go_function: GO:0016538 - cyclin-dependent protein serine/threonine kinase regulator activity [Evidence IEA];~go_process: GO:0006357 - regulation of transcription by RNA polymerase II [Evidence IEA]), with the protein MAPSNVAGMKQLSNALATPDQLSNSSSFIDGVSPDLETSIRFAGAQLTQAAGVLLRLSQDVIAQAIVTFTRFWTGSEGGSLRIYSVKDVSAAALYLTAKLSFQPTSPRSVLNVYTFLLSKDASPLWFMNPKGAPEKPSPESYYLSEGGYQTQRTVLLRIESIILRALGFDTHVALPHAIALTYLQTLGVQSPSVARRVFEHLNSALLSPQLLYITHQPNALAVAAIYLASREEGAKLVDEEWWQVFDVDREELGFLVVGMRSMEVFARAEREKWKGRTVPMVVDEVEAELERGRMMEEGE; encoded by the exons ATGGCCCCTTCCAACGTCGCAGGAATGAAACAACTCTCCAATGCCCTAGCCACTCCGGATCAATTATCGAATTCGTCCTCGTTCATCGACGGCGTTTCTCCAGACCTCGAGACCTCTATCCGTTTTGCAGGCGCCCAACTCACACAGGCAGCCGGAGTGCTGCTACGACTGTCGCAAGATGTTATAGCCCAGGCTATTGTGACTTTTACGCGTTTCTGGACAGGATCTGAAGGAGGGAGTCTCCGGATATATTCTGTTAAG GACGTGTCTGCTGCCGCCCTCTACCTAACAGCAAAGCTCTCCTTCCAACCGACATCCCCGCGCTCAGTCCTAAACGTCTACACCTTCCTTCTATCGAAGGATGCCTCGCCTCTATGGTTCATGAACCCCAAGGGCGCGCCGGAGAAGCCATCCCCGGAATCCTACTACCTCTCCGAAGGCGGCTACCAAACCCAACGAACAGTCCTCCTGCGCATTGAATCGATTATCTTGCGCGCTCTCGGCTTTGATACACACGTCGCACTACCGCACGCCATCGCTCTTACATACCTGCAGACCCTGGGCGTGCAATCACCGTCGGTCGCGCGACGAGTTTTCGAGCATCTCAACAGCGCGCTTTTATCGCCGCAGTTGCTCTACATTACGCACCAGCCGAATGCGCTTGCTGTCGCTGCGATCTATCTAGCCTCGCGGGAGGAAGGGGCGAAGCTTGTTGATGAAGAGTGGTGGCAGGTGTTTGACGTGGATCGGGAAGAGCTTGGGTTTTTGGTTGTGGGGATGAGGAGTATGGAGGTGTTTGCGCGCGCGGAGAGGGAGAAATGGAAGGGACGGACGGTTCCTAtggttgttgatgaggtGGAGGCAGAGCTTGAGAGGGGCAGAATGATGGAGGAGGGCGAGTGA
- a CDS encoding uncharacterized protein (COG:S;~EggNog:ENOG410PTZQ) gives MKPCLTKGLSGHGCLYKEVHWSPTVTTIQHPQSETSTSRPSSTLDIDYLEHVRSFLDHQREKFEVERGLFAEERRLWDEERRLLKSRIFELEANLRGNGNGYGAHSSVANAKSDLFGPPLPNYSKQVREGSNPRGKLAGIFGEAEAEKSSDQAISTPKSRVPREVIAQVMTPPSPAAPPALESQETLPSPSPTSRHRNALKLKLSELGPPDRNLTRDAGHTPMAAVVETETDTDQPPSPSEGNSLSRQPTENSDSYFPDLPEDPALKGPLSLLNEEEHDRGFLEELNQKLMDQTGDPSDGHKDQDKVEASSQAKQP, from the exons ATGAAACCCTGCTTGACAAAAGGCCTCAGCGGCCATGGCTGTCTCTACAAAGAAGTCCACTGGTCTCCCACTgtcaccaccatccaacACCCACAATCCGAAACCTCCACCTCACGCCCCTCCTCAACCTTGGATATCGATTACCTCGAACATGTGCGATCATTCCTAGACCACCAACGAGAGAAATTTGAAGTCGAGCGCGGACTCTTCGCGGAAGAAAGACGACTCTGGGACGAAGAACGCAGATTGCTGAAGTCGAGGATATTCGAGTTGGAAGCGAACCTGAGGGGAAACGGGAACGGTTATGGGGCCCACTCGAGCGTTGCTAACGCTAAATCCGATCTGTTCGGTCCACCTCTACCAAACTATTCTAAGCAAGTGCGGGAGGGTTCCAACCCTCGGGGCAAGCTAGCGGGGATTTTtggggaggcggaggcggagaaaTCATCTGACCAAG CAATTTCTACACCCAAATCTAGAGTGCCGCGAGAGGTCATCGCTCAGGTGATGACGCCCCCGTCGCCAGCTGCTCCGCCGGCGCTAGAGTCGCAGGAGACCTTGCCGTCGCCATCCCCGACTTCGCGACATAGAAACGCTCTCAAGCTCAAGCTCTCCGAACTTGGCCCACCGGACAGGAACCTGACAAGGGATGCAGGTCATACGCCCATGGCGGCTGTTGTAGAAACAGAGACAGACACGGATCAACCTCCATCTCCAAGCGAGGGGAACTCGTTGTCTCGCCAGCCGACGGAAAATTCGGACTCTTATTTTCCGGATTTGCCAGAGGATCCCGCCTTGAAGGGACCGCTCTCCCTGTTGAACGAGGAGGAGCACGACAGGGGTTTTTTGGAAGAGCTCAATCAGAAGCTTATGGATCAGACGGGCGATCCCTCTGATGGCCACAAGGACCAAGACAAGGTCGAGGCTTCTAGCCAGGCCAAACAACCATGA
- a CDS encoding uncharacterized protein (TransMembrane:1 (o12-33i)), producing MHAILEYWRKWALMAFCFCLRSALLAFSAFFMISYNNNTIMMNDELVFRDNRFVFGQMTLRHSPVISPLLKPEEYIIIIPFVYPSNCIAFQLSHTLTLLHYYMILSFAASEIWH from the coding sequence ATGCATGCTATATTGGAGTACTGGCGGAAATGGGCATTAATGGCGTTTTGTTTCTGTTTGCGTTCTGCATTgttggcgttcagtgctttcttcatgatctcatataataataataccatAATGATGAATGATGAACTCGTGTTCAGAGACAATCGCTTTGTTTTTGGGCAGATGACACTACGTCACAGTCCCGTGatctctcctcttctgaAGCCCGAAGAAtacattattattattcccTTCGTCTATCCGTCGAATTGTATCGCTTTTCAACTATCTCATACCCTGACATTGCTACATTATTATATGATACTCTCATTCGCTGCATCGGAGATCTGGCATTAG
- a CDS encoding aldo/keto reductase (COG:S;~EggNog:ENOG410PKDI;~InterPro:IPR018170,IPR020471,IPR036812,IPR023210;~PFAM:PF00248;~go_function: GO:0016491 - oxidoreductase activity [Evidence IEA];~go_process: GO:0055114 - oxidation-reduction process [Evidence IEA]), whose product MQKSCASPILINRPLITINYILQKNYNLTTAKMTTSVKLNDQISIPILAYGTGTAWYKSSSDNSINRDLVEAIKTAIRLGYRHLDGAEVYGTEAELGVAIKESGVPREELFITTKVITNIADIQGAINESLRKLQLDHVDLYLIHSPFFAKSDADLQSAWKELEQIQTAGKAKAIGVSNYRREHLEATLATASIPPAINQIEYHPYLQQGDLLPFHQEKGIKTASYGPLTPITRATGGPVDVKVKELASKYGVSGGDVLLRWSIEKGDVVITTSGKEERLKEYLRVLEFQLEDEEVEAISNLGREKHYRAFWRKQYGEE is encoded by the exons ATGCAGAAATCCTGCGCTTCTCCAATTCTAATAAATAGACCTCTCATTACTATAAACTACATTCTTCAAAAAAATTACAACCTCACCACTGCCAAAATGACCACCAGCGTGAAACTCAACGACCAAATCTCCATCCCCATC CTCGCCTACGGCACCGGCACAGCCTGGTACAAATCCTCAAGTGACAACAGCATCAACCGTGACCTAGTCGAAGCCATCAAGACTGCCATCCGCCTGGGCTACCGCCACCTCGACGGCGCCGAGGTCTATGGCACTGAAGCGGAGCTAGGCGTTGCGATTAAGGAAAGCGGGGTTCCGCGGGAGGAGCTTTTCATAACGACCAAGGTTATCACGAATATCGCGGATATCCAGGGCGCTATTAACGAGAGTCTGCGGAAGTTGCAGTTGGATCACGTGGATTTGTACCTGATTCACTCGCCTTTCTTCGCTAAGTCGGACGCGGACCTTCAGTCTGCCTGGAAGGAACTGGAGCAGATCCAAACTGCTGGGAAAGCTAAGGCTATTGGTGTCTCGAACTACCGTCGCGAACACCTCGAAGCTACTCTAGCGACAGCGTCTATCCCTCCCGCTATCAACCAGATCGAATACCACCCCTACCTCCAACAAGGCGATTTGCTTCCATTCCACCAAGAAAAGGGAATCAAGACAGCTAGCTACGGTCCCTTGACCCCAATTACTCGTGCTACGGGGGGTCCTGTTGACGTGAAGGTGAAGGAGTTGGCGAGTAAGTATGGAGTTTCGGGGGGAGATGTGTTGCTACGGTGGTCGATTGAGAAGGGAGATGTTGTGATTACGACTAGTGGGAAAGAGGAGAGGTTGAAGGAGTATCTTCGTGTGTTGGAATTTCAattggaggatgaggaggtggAAGCGATTTCGAACCTTGGAAGGGAGAAGCACTATCGGGCTTTCTGGAGGAAGCAGTATGGGGAGGAATAG
- a CDS encoding alpha/beta hydrolase (COG:S;~EggNog:ENOG410PQYN;~InterPro:IPR000383,IPR029058;~PFAM:PF02129;~SECRETED:SignalP(1-24);~go_function: GO:0016787 - hydrolase activity [Evidence IEA]) translates to MKMVGNGIAALGMMMIVHTMSATAQNMSYGTNNFYRSDNVTVQPITFPSQYRMTIAGNLFISNDLNRSVDTPAIVVGHPMGAVKEQSANLYATKLAEQGFVTVSLDLPFWGGSEGEPRNAVSPDLYAEAFSAAVDYLGAQDFVARERIGALGICGSGSFVISAAKIDPRMKAIATSSMYNMGAVNRNGLQESQSIEQRKDAIATAAQQRWTEVDGGEIQYTSGTPNEITADSPPVAREFYDFYRTSRGEFTPEGSTPELTTHPTLSSNVKFMNFYPFNDIETISPRPMLFISGNQAHSREFSEDAYARAAEPKELFWVAGAGHVDLYDRVDLIPFDKLTQFFWRNLGGN, encoded by the coding sequence ATGAAGATGGTGGGAAACGGCATTGCCGCGCTCGGCATGATGATGATCGTTCATACAATGTCAGCAACGGCACAGAATATGTCGTACGGAACCAACAACTTCTACCGCAGTGACAACGTGACGGTCCAGCCGATCACCTTCCCGAGCCAATATCGGATGACTATCGCGGGCAACCTCTTCATCAGCAACGACCTCAATCGCAGCGTCGACACGCCGGCCATCGTCGTCGGCCACCCCATGGGTGCAGTGAAGGAGCAGAGCGCGAACCTCTACGCCACAAAGTTGGCCGAGCAGGGCTTCGTCACAGTCTCGCTCGACCTCCCGTTCTGGGGTGGCAGCGAGGGTGAGCCGCGCAACGCAGTGTCGCCGGACCTCTACGCAGAGGCGTTCAGCGCGGCTGTCGACTATCTCGGCGCGCAGGACTTCGTCGCTCGCGAGCGGATCGGCGCCCTCGGCATCTGTGGCAGCGGTTCCTTCGTGATCAGCGCGGCCAAGATCGACCCGCGCATGAAGGCGATCGCGACGTCGAGCATGTACAACATGGGCGCAGTCAACCGCAACGGACTACAGGAATCGCAAAGCATTGAGCAGCGCAAGGATGCCATCGCCACAGCGGCGCAGCAGCGCTGGACTGAGGTGGATGGCGGCGAGATCCAGTACACCAGCGGCACCCCGAACGAGATTACAGCGGATTCGCCTCCGGTTGCACGCGAGTTCTACGACTTCTACCGCACCTCCCGTGGCGAGTTCACACCTGAGGGCTCGACGCCGGAGCTCACGACGCACCCGACGCTCTCGAGCAACGTGAAGTTCATGAACTTCTACCCATTCAACGACATCGAGACGATCTCGCCGCGTCCGATGCTGTTCATCTCGGGCAACCAAGCGCACTCGCGCGAGTTCAGCGAGGACGCTTATGCGCGTGCGGCAGAACCGAAGGAGCTGTTCTGGGTGGCTGGTGCCGGTCACGTCGACCTTTACGACCGTGTGGATCTCATCCCATTCGACAAGCTTACCCAGTTCTTCTGGAGGAATCTCGGTGGGAACTGA
- a CDS encoding putative cell wall protein (SECRETED:SignalP(1-21)), translating to MAIKASLFFLMLTVGPATVLSIPMPEPTKTLQTRSSESGFDAGIDDGPYLTSHSSDEDDGSTSDNLNAGIPDGPHVNLYDTYTPPPPETTQYPSPEPTWTPEPIPVPSPEPTPVSPPPPPPVEPLPEPEEEPQPEPEPEPEEPEEEEEEVGECPAPEPEEVPEPEPELECPCEERFNSLEEKLAQISTQLDALRQVQVD from the exons ATGGCAATCAAAGCaagcctcttcttcctcatgctCACCGTCGGCCCGGCCACGGTCCTCTCAATCCCAATGCCAGAA CCCACCAAAACCCTCCAAACCCGCTCCTCCGAATCCGGCTTCGACGCCGGCATTGACGACGGCCCCTACCTTACGTCCCACTCCTCTGACGAAGATGACGGTTCCACCTCCGACAACCTCAACGCTGGTATCCCAGACGGTCCCCACGTAAACCTCTACGATACCTACACGCCTCCGCCCCCGGAGACCACACAGTACCCTTCCCCAGAGCCAACTTGGACTCCTGAGCCTATTCCCGTTCCGTCTCCGGAGCCGACGCCTGTttcaccgccgccgccgccgcctgTTGAGCCTTTGCCTGAGCCGGAGGAAGAACCGCAGCCGGAGCCTGAACCGGAACCTGAAGAgcctgaggaggaggaggaggaggttggGGAGTGTCCTGCTCCTGAGCCTGAAGAGGTGCCtgagcccgagcccgagctgGAGTGCCCCTGTGAGGAGCGGTTCAACTCGTTGGAGGAGAAATTGGCGCAGATCAGCACGCAGTTGGATGCGTTGAGGCAGGTGCAGGTTGATTGA